The DNA window ACAGATCCTTCTCTCTGATTATGACCTTCCACAAGTGTATAATGTTGCTTACCAGTCTGAGCCGTAAAGTCACTCCTAGATTGAGCTATTGTCCGAGGCATAGATGATGTATTATGAGAATTGCACATCATCAGCTCATCAACACGCTTCTTCAGTCTCTTTGCTTTATCCTGCGCCTCATCAATCTTACACAGTATCTTTCCTATGAGATCATCATCAGAACAATGTGACTCGGAAACAAAACAACAATCATCTTCACTCTCATCTTCCTCGCCTAGAACAATGATCTCACCAGGAACAGGACACTGAGCTTTAAGAGTTCTTGGCTTCCGCTTTTCTGAAACACAACAAAGTTTACATCAGAACATTGTAGTCAAAGTTAGacatgaaaccaaaaaaaaagatgcaattgtgagggattaccGGCATAAGAGAAAACATTATGGTTGGAGATATAAGCAGAAACATCTGTTGTCTCTTCCACACgtctccttcttcctctcttGAAAACACTCATCCTCTGAGTTTGATCATCACCATCGtagctttggacttctttaTCATACCCTCTTGCTTGAGACTCAAGTTCCTTAACCTTGAGCTCTAACCACTTACACCTCCACATCAAAGGCTGACTAAACCTCCTCCACTCATCcgtcaacttcttcttcttcttctttctcaaaCCCAATAGCTCAGTCCCATCTCCAAAACTCTCAGGCAGTGGATAATCTTTGCTTAACATAGACTGTGCTTCGAAAccacaatcatcatcatcatcacgagCACATAATGAATCACCAAAAGAACTCGAAGAGGATTGACACAAACCCTCCTCATCATTCAGATTCTCAAACTCCAAGATATCAACTTCTTGGTCTTCCGACTGTTGTTGATTTGCACAACAATCCATATCGGATCTTGGACTTGCTTTAAGCATCATAaagccaacaaaaaaaaagccttCAGCTTTGCTCTGATTCAATCGAAAACCAAACCGTTTTGAGACAATGAGATTAGACCCACGTGGACAAAAGCATTAGACTTTGTTAGGCTATAACAGAACACAAAAGCTTTCAACTTTGTTCTGCTATGACCAAAACAGAATCAGACAATGAGATTAAACCCACAAAAGCTTTCAACTTGCTATAAAGCGAAAACAAAACCAGACAATGATATTAGACCCCAAGTAGACAAAAGCTGTGTTTCATTCGAATTATAATTTGATAAAGCGGTGAAATTTGATCTTATTGATTCCAAAGCCTAAATTATTTAATCGTATAACAGAACAAATAGGAATTTCGTTGATAAATTAATCAGAAGCTAAGTGAATCAGACTCAGTTAGCGTGAATCCGAATTTATTGGAGagccttaaaccctaaaccctgagagaaagacagagagagagtaagaaACAGAGAAGATAAGATAATTCACCAAACTGTTTCGAGAATTGACTGGCCGGTTCCTCAGATCGCTTAGTCGAATTCAAAGACGTTTTAATCTCTCCACACAAGctgttgtaaataaaataaaaattttctccaaattaatattagatattttctaaaattaatttgttCAGTATCTTCTATCTTATTTGGTTTCcattctttttttccttttctgaTTCTCAATGATTTTATTTGATTCTCAAAAATAtcataattgtttatatttcatttcataattgtatattttttcatGCAAAATTATTTGGAAAACAAAACTTTCGCTCCAAGTTAttggattttcattttttattaccttgcattaattaatttttattaacagTATACATTACGATCCTCATGtaacaaaattgtataaaataacTTGGTACATAAAACAAATGTAGGAAAGTAACATTGCTTATTGTTTTGttaaacgatttttttttttgaaactttgatatGTTAAACGATTTTGTTGCCTTTGGCTTTATAATAGCATGCAATTTGTTAAAAGACTGAAGTCCTTTTTGCCTGCCAActaaagaagaaagagatggtgAAGCTGCCTATCCGATAACTCTGAACAACGGTTTTTCCATAATCCAACCTTAGAATTCTCACGATCATGCACAAGTGTGTTGCGAACCACAATTCCTGATAACACAAGATAATTCGTTCTTTACCAGTGAAAACAAATGAGGAAACAGAGCAATGATATATATTTACCTCAAGTTGTATGATCTTTACGCCGAGACAGTATGAGCCGTGTATCTAATGCTTTTGTAGTTTTAATGAACAAAAATGTAAACCATAAGACTATAAGAGGTTCAAGGACTACTATACTAAGTTACACGGACAAGTCATTTTCAGGGGATAAAAGGCAAATCCTTTTGGAACGTACCTACTACAATAATCCGGTCCAAGTCCGTGAATATCATATCAGACGGGTAAGCAAACCTGTTGAGAAGTGATTCGTTGAGTAAACCTGCAGATGAATGAAGGAAGTTcagtgagaagaagaagaagaagaagaagaagaagaagaagaagaagaagcttgaagcgcaagaaacaaaggaagataagaagaagaaaatcaaagTCGTTAgtgtaagaagaagaaaaagatacaaGTCAAACTTGTATCAAACCGTAACAAGAAACTAGTCAAGTTAAGTCTTTAGTTGGTCAGTTTGTTAACTAAGTTAAAAGTCCAAGAGTTGTTGGAAGATTTGTTAAGAGTTAGTGTGTTAGAAGTGAGCTAGTT is part of the Raphanus sativus cultivar WK10039 unplaced genomic scaffold, ASM80110v3 Scaffold2707, whole genome shotgun sequence genome and encodes:
- the LOC130505933 gene encoding uncharacterized protein LOC130505933 is translated as MDCCANQQQSEDQEVDILEFENLNDEEGLCQSSSSSFGDSLCARDDDDDCGFEAQSMLSKDYPLPESFGDGTELLGLRKKKKKKLTDEWRRFSQPLMWRCKWLELKVKELESQARGYDKEVQSYDGDDQTQRMSVFKRGRRRRVEETTDVSAYISNHNVFSYAEKRKPRTLKAQCPVPGEIIVLGEEDESEDDCCFVSESHCSDDDLIGKILCKIDEAQDKAKRLKKRVDELMMCNSHNTSSMPRTIAQSRSDFTAQTGKQHYTLVEGHNQREGSVKIGRQRISADHNEDVLLIPQGPPPPFEVDGQFLFNNSPNPYEGLRFPSIEDLLMDGDEYEGEPDKEELDHCFMKLMNEFGGETIMSEEEEEEEDIIPPH